A single Acropora palmata chromosome 5, jaAcrPala1.3, whole genome shotgun sequence DNA region contains:
- the LOC141881378 gene encoding 2-hydroxyacyl-CoA lyase 1-like, whose protein sequence is MAVVDEGEYMNGASLLASALKYKGVEYMFGVVGIPVIEVAGAAQAEGIKYIGMRNEQAACYAASAIGYLTGRPGVCLVVSGPGLLHAVGGMANAMMNCWPVLVIGGSSDVDQESMGAFQEYPQVETARPYAKYSARPSSVGQIPFFVEKAVRTSIYGRPGACYLDLPGNMITEKVAACKARNVRRCPAPPKCLADPSAVDRAICVLREARKPLVIIGKGSAYAHAEQPLQEFIERCQLPFVPTPMGKGVISDEHPLCVAAARSRALSQADVIFLFGARLNWILHFGRPPRFRADVKIVQIDLHAEELENNVPAEVSLLGSLECVTEQLNASVKRTFGESPANLCGASSWRRELREKVEGNKTRNEELANESSVPMNYYQVYGQLKTFLPFDCVVVNEGANTMDIGRTMIPNHLPRKRLDAGTFGTMGVGTGFAIAASLLAENQAKGVGVQRRVVCVQGDSAFGFSGMELETACRYNLPIIFLIINNNGIYSGVDEESWKELGQDPATGFPPTALQPNTHYEKIIEAFGGKGYFVETPDELRAALKSAFEETSNAKKPVLINVMISPYADRKPQEFFWLTRSKM, encoded by the exons atggcggtcGTTGATGAAGGAGAATACATGAATGGTGCGTCGCTTTTAGCGTCTGCTTTGAAATATAAAGGAGTGGAATATATGTTTGGAGTGGTGGGCATTCCGGTTATTGAAGTAGCGGGGGCCGCACAAGCTGAAGGAATAAAATATATTGGTATGCGCAACGAACAGGCG GCTTGCTATGCTGCATCAGCAATTGGATACTTGACTGGCCG TCCTGGTGTATGTCTGGTAGTGTCTGGACCAGGCTTGCTTCATGCTGTTGGAGGAATGGCAAATGCAATGATGAACTGTTG GCCAGTGTTGGTGATTGGTGGCTCAAGTGATGTTGATCAAGAAAGTATGGGAGCTTTTCAAGAATATCCACAG GTGGAGACAGCAAGACCTTATGCCAAGTATTCTGCACGGCCAAGCAGTGTGGGACaaattcctttctttgttgAAAAG GCTGTACGGACAAGCATTTATGGCCGACCAGGAGCATGCTATTTAGACCTTCCTGGGAATATGATCACAGAGAAAGTCGCAGCTTGTAAGGCAAG GAATGTTCGTAGATGTCCAGCTCCACCCAAATGTCTCGCTGATCCATCTGCTGTGGACAGGGCCATTTGTGTGCTAAGAGAAGCTAGGAAACCTCTTGTCATAATTGGCAAAG GTTCTGCATACGCACATGCTGAGCAACCTCTGCAGGAATTTATTGAGAGATGTCAGTTGCCATTTGTACCTACGCCAATGGGAAAGGGTGTCATTTCTGATGAGCATCCCCTCTGTGTTGCTGCAGCAAGATCAAG GGCCTTGTCTCAAGCTGATGTTATATTTCTGTTTGGGGCAAGATTGAACTGGATTCTTCACTTTGGAAGACCACCAAGATTCCGAGCTGATGTCAAGATTGTACAG ATTGATCTTCATGCTGAGGAACTAGAAAACAATGTCCCTGCAGAAGTTTCACTTCTAGGAAGTTTAGAATGTGTCACTGAACAG ctgaatgcatcagtcAAAAGAACTTTTGGGGAAAGCCCTGCCAATTTGTGTGGTGCTTCATCTTGGAGAAGAGAATTAAGAGAAAAGGTAGAAGGTAACAAGACGCGAAATGAG GAACTTGCCAATGAATCATCTGTTCCCATGAACTACTATCAAGTTTATGGACAG CTTAAGACATTTTTACCTTTCGACTGTGTGGTTGTGAATGAAGGAGCCAACACAATGGACATTGGACGAACAATGATTCCAAATCACTTACCTAGGAAAAG GCTAGATGCAGGCACATTTGGCACCATGGGGGTTGGAACAGGATTTGCAATCGCTGCTTCGTTGTTGGCTGAGAATCAGGCGAAAGGTGTTGGTGTGCAAAGAAGGGTGGTTTGTGTTCAAGGTGACAGTGCTTTTGGATTTTCAGGGATGGAACTAGAGACTGCCTGCAG atATAACCTTCCCATAATTTTCTTGATCATTAACAACAATGGCATCTACAGCGGTGTAGATGAGGAGAGCTGGAAGGAACTTGGACAGGATCCTGCCACAGG GTTTCCACCAACGGCCCTTCAGCCAAACACTCATTACGAAAAAATCATAGAGGCTTTTGGAGGAAAGGGTTACTTTGTTGAAACACCAGACGAACTGAGAGCAGCGCTGAAGAGTGCATTTGAGGAAACAAGCAACGCCAAAAAGCCAGTGTTGATCAATGTTATGATCAGCCCTTACGCTGATAGGAAACCTCAG GAATTTTTCtggctcactcgctcgaagatgTGA
- the LOC141881379 gene encoding uncharacterized protein LOC141881379, with the protein MSENETWHSEIHHKLTDLVGCFDRREQELAQLSQKLANDREAFEQEMKSKRQEHDKIVEEQYKDLEETRLKVENEKKRMHEVQEFQSSPVHLNVGGHRFTTSLQTLRRDQESMLATMFSGRHKLLKEPDGCYFVDRDGTHFRHILNYLRDGFHAEMFPQDKLSLRQIINEAQYYQLNGLVSGIETVLDPPPPAPDFTQNEINDMLATLTRQTTSTLNPPPGLDLGTGRHKIADFVFHNMTKTNLDFHGKNLSGLSFAHTTFAHNVSFVDTCLVNTSFYGCEFASHVVVDFTDADLSGADFRQCRCIQGGPNAFNGLGGGPVGAGGGFMFGSSCSSFAHLIKTGHVKFTGAKHIGTKFEQHIREIINF; encoded by the coding sequence ATGTCTGAAAATGAGACGTGGCACAGTGAAATTCACCATAAGTTAACCGATCTCGTGGGCTGCTTTGACAGGCGGGAGCAAGAATTAGCTCAGTTGAGCCAAAAGCTAGCAAATGATCGGGAGGCATTtgaacaagaaatgaaaagtaaacGACAGGAGCACGACAAGATTGTTGAAGAACAATACAAAGACCTTGAGGAGACCAGGCTCAAGGTAGAAAACGAGAAGAAACGAATGCACGAAGTTCAAGAGTTTCAGTCTTCGCCAGTTCATCTGAATGTTGGGGGCCATCGCTTCACTACTTCTCTTCAAACTCTGAGGCGAGATCAGGAATCCATGCTAGCTACCATGTTTTCTGGTAGACATAAGCTATTAAAAGAACCTGATGGATGTTATTTTGTGGATAGGGATGGAACACATTTTCGTCATATTTTAAACTATCTTCGTGATGGCTTCCACGCGGAAATGTTTCCTCAGGATAAATTGTCCTTGAGGCAAATAATCAATGAAGCACAGTATTATCAGCTGAATGGCCTGGTATCTGGTATTGAAACAGTCTTGGACCCCCCGCCTCCTGCACCAGACTTTACACAGAATGAAATCAATGACATGCTTGCAACTTTGACAAGACAGACAACAAGCACTCTTAACCCTCCCCCTGGTTTAGATCTTGGAACTGGAAGGCATAAAATAgcagattttgttttccacaATATGACCAAGACTAATCTGGATTTCCATGGGAAAAATCTCTCTGGTTTGTCATTTGCCCACACAACCTTTGCTCACAATGTTTCCTTTGTAGACACATGTTTAGTCAACACGTCCTTCTATGGTTGCGAGTTTGccagtcatgttgtggtggatTTCACAGATGCTGATCTCTCTGGTGCAGACTTTCGGCAATGTCGCTGCATCCAGGGTGGTCCAAATGCATTTAATGGTTTGGGTGGGGGTCCTGTGGGGGCTGGAGGTGGATTCATGTTTGGTTCAAGTTGTTCAAGCTTTGCACATTTGATCAAGACGGGACACGTAAAATTCACCGGTGCGAAACACATTGGTACTAAGTTTGAACAACACATCCGTGAGATaattaatttctga
- the LOC141880563 gene encoding checkpoint protein HUS1-like: MRFRAKIVDINCIQHLTRVLGTISRMAKRCALRLTPTKLYFILTDNAAVGGVSIWCELTQSNFFEEYRIEGKDETNNIYLELMPDNLTRAMKSASSAQAVKIKLTKKHTPCLTFEITLPSLTSHTRSVVHDVPVGVIPQQNWEEFEEPAMPDFDVSIYMPPMKVVKNVTERLKNLSNYLVLSANNNGYMTLRIDTDSATVTTHFKHLDTPTWEGDSSQNDHNRDLDKMAEARVDVKKLATFLHGQQVNPSRVICNIVHGKAVQFLLLHEDLSLQYVIPAVSL; encoded by the exons ATGCGATTTAGAGCAAAAATTGTAGATATAAACTGCATTCAGCATTTAACTC GAGTTCTAGGAACCATTTCTCGAATGGCAAAGAGGTGTGCTTTGCGGCTGACACCAACAAAGCTTTACTTTATTCTCACTGACAATGCTGCGGTGGGTGGAGTGTCAATTTGGTGTGAATTAACACAG agcAATTTCTTTGAGGAGTATCGCATTGAAGGAAAGGatgaaacaaataatatttatcTTGAGTTGATGCCAGATAACTTGACAAGGGCAATGAAATCAGCATCTAGCGCTCAAGCTGTCAAAATTAAACTTACAAAGAAGCACACGCCATGCTTGACGTTTGAAATCACACTG CCATCTCTTACTAGTCACACAAGGAGTGTTGTACATGATGTGCCTGTTGGGGTGATTCCTCAGCAAAACTGGGAAGAGTTTGAGGAACCAGCAATGCCTGATTTTGAT GTCAGCATTTATATGCCGCCCATGAAGGTGGTGAAAAATGTCACTGAACGATTGAAGAATCTCAGTAACTATTTG GTTCTCTCAGCCAATAATAACGGCTACATGACTCTGAGAATCGACACAGACTCCGCCACGGTCACAACTCACTTCAAGCACCTGGACACACCGACATGGg AAGGCGATTCATCTCAAAATGATCACAATCGTGACCTTGACAAGATGGCAGAAGCCAGAGTGGATGTCAAGAAACTTGCTACTTTCCTTCATGGTCAACAAGTCAACCCAAGCAGAGTGATTTGCA ACATCGTGCATGGGaaagcagtgcagtttttgtTGCTTCATGAAGATCTCTCCCTTCAGTACGTTATTCCAGCTGTTTCTCTCTGA
- the LOC141880566 gene encoding myosin-2 essential light chain-like — protein sequence MSKPTQEEIDEYRDAFSLFDTEGDGKIDVEQIGSVLRSLNLNPADEDILKIEKDVGDRRVSFEEFLSIFLEEKKNAKKVSVEEFIDTLSAFDKDNAGKVSSGELRHVLTLLGNKLKDHQVDELLSDVGEQSGFVNTADFVNMVLSN from the exons ATGTCCAAGCCGACGCAAGAGGAAATAGATG AGTATAGAGACGCTTTCAGTCTCTTTGACACTGAAGGTGACGGGAAAATTGATGTCGAGCAGATTGGAAGCGTTCTTCGTTCATTGAACCTAAATCCTGCTGACGAAGATATCCTTAAGATAGAAAAAGACGTCG GTGATCGACGTGTGTCGTTTGAGGAGTTCTTGTCAATTTTCTTGGAGGAGAAGAAGAATGCTAAGAAAGTGTCGGTTGAAGAGTTCATAGACACACTGAGCGCCTTTGACAAAGATAACGCTGGCAAAGTGTCATCCGGGGAATTACGTCACGTCCTAACTTTGCTGG gtaACAAGCTCAAAGATCACCAGGTTGACGAGTTATTGAGTGATGTTGGGGAACAATCTGGATTTGTAAACACTGCAG ATTTTGTCAACATGGTTTTGTCCAACTAG
- the LOC141880565 gene encoding myosin-2 essential light chain-like: MSSLSDDQISEHKEAFMLFDRRGDGKIESAQLGEVLRSLGLNPTQADVKKALNEVDPKGNKRISFEEFLPIFLSIGQKKPINSSNEGFVDGLRVFDREGNGQISAAELRHVLTGLGERMTDEEVDLLVSGLEDQQGQINYEEFVKMVMSG, translated from the exons ATG tcTAGTTTATCGGATGATCAGATTTCGG AACACAAAGAAGCTTTTATGCTCTTTGATCGGAGGGGAGATGGAAAAATTGAATCAGCACAACTTGGAGAAGTACTCCGTTCCCTTGGACTTAACCCTACACAAGCTGACGTGAAAAAGGCGTTGAACGAAGTGGACCCGAAAG GTAATAAACGTATCtcttttgaagaatttttgcCAATCTTCCTCTCCATTGGCCAAAAAAAGCCAATCAACAGCTCCAATGAAGGATTTGTTGATGGTCTTCGTGTGTTTGATAGAGAGGGCAATGGGCAGATATCAGCTGCAGAGCTACGGCATGTACTCACGGGGCTAG GAGAAAGGATGACAGATGAAGAGGTTGACCTGCTTGTGAGTGGCCTGGAGGACCAGCAAGGACAGATTAATTATGAAG AATTTGTGAAGATGGTTATGTCTGGATAA
- the LOC141880561 gene encoding uncharacterized protein LOC141880561 isoform X1: protein MSDSKELCHKAMAHESKKNTKYIVDISNSNINTLVIGDGNIIRNILPSQQKAGTSAAPIAANQNGESRGKKRQKQSKIRFPQRKFGRESRTVVKEDNEYVNVDRPVPPNSSDDVEKGIFTILNLLHPLRDSGERQEFNNVAENLLLENQENLTLNILITLEESVVESYHNKIEKAEEMVNKALKILEKSKVKAIDATSYLYLVTMAHIHLTGFYRRQNKHGKAEEAINIGYQNSTGLNSRFLKALLFYEKASNSTKYISSIPNGPARNEHFASAKDLMEQCITVSTDLDNNGGIYIRKHHFCHLKLALMALNCRTHAARGQIPSAECIKEATNCLKEVDKKYAAQISEGQQIQFLIAKADLSFRQQNYQVAQDNCKHALALAETCGFRLEISGIEDRLADIATLIDKKESMDLEFHLSEEGHADSLSSSTSPSKKNSPYSTSSEMDIEDRDASYQTLRTSQQFTRTALISVRM, encoded by the exons ATGAGCGATTCCAAGGAGCTGTGCCACAAAGCAATGGCCCACGAAAGTAAAAAGAACACCAAGTACATAGTCGATATCTCTAACTCCAACATTAATACATTGGTTATAGGGGATGGAAACATTATTAGGAACATTTTACCCTCACAGCAGAAGGCTGGAACTTCAGCTGCTCCAATTGCTGCAAACCAAAATGGCGAATCACGAGGgaaaaaacgacaaaaacaATCCAAAATCAGATTTCCGCAGCGCAAATTTGGACGAGAATCCAGAACGGTTGTGAAAGAAGATAACGAATATGTCAATGTTGACCGGCCCGTCCCTCCAAACAGTTCAGACGACGTCGAAAAAGGAATATTTACGATTCTGAATTTGTTGCACCCTCTTCGAGACAGCGGCGAACGGCAAGAGTTTAACAATGTCGCCGAAAATCTTCTTCtggaaaaccaagaaaactTGACGCTTAATATCTTAATTACTTTAGAAGAGAGCGTGGTGGAAAGCTACCACAACAAAATCGAAAAGGCCGAAGAAATGGTTAACAAAGCATTAAAAATTCTTGAGAAATCGAAAGTGAAAGCGATAGATGCGACAAGTTACCTATACCTTGTCACGATGGCACACATTCATTTAACAGGGTTTTACCGGCGCCAAAACAAACACGGAAAGGCGGAAGAAGCCATTAACATTGGATATCAGAACTCCACCGGCTTAAACTCACGTTTTCTTAAAGCGCTGCTTTTTTATGAAAAGGCCAGCAACTCGACAAAGTATATTTCATCTATTCCAAATGGCCCGGCTCGGAATGAACATTTCGCTAGTGCTAAAGACTTGATGGAACAGTGCATCACTGTCAGCACCGATCTTGATAACAATGGGGGCATTTACATTAGAAAACACCATTTTTGTCATCTAAAACTCGCTTTAATGGCTCTGAACTGTCGCACACACGCAGCCCGTGGTCAAATTCCCAGCGCAGAATGCATTAAGGAAGCTACCAACTGTTTGAAGGAAGTCGACAAAAAGTATGCTGCTCAAATTAGTGAAGGGCAGCAAATACAGTTTTTGATTGCCAAGGCCGATCTCAGTTTCAGACAGCAAAACTACCAAGTTGCTCAAGATAACTGCAAGCATGCTTTGGCACTGGCGGAGACATGTGGATTTAGATTGGAAATCAGTGGAATCGAAGACAGATTAGCTGACATCGCAACGCTAatagataaaaaagaaagcatgGATTTGGAGTTTCACTTGTCTGAGGAAGGTCATGCAGATTCATTGTCTTCCAGCACATCACCGTCGAAAAAGAACTCGCCGTATTCCACAAGTTCTGAGATGGATATTGA AGACAGAGATGCCAGCTACCAAACTCTACGTACAAGTCAACAGTTCACCAGAACTGCTTTAATTTCAGTTAGAATGTAG
- the LOC141880561 gene encoding uncharacterized protein LOC141880561 isoform X3 has translation MSDSKELCHKAMAHESKKNTKYIVDISNSNINTLVIGDGNIIRNILPSQQKAGTSAAPIAANQNGESRGKKRQKQSKIRFPQRKFGRESRTVVKEDNEYVNVDRPVPPNSSDDVEKGIFTILNLLHPLRDSGERQEFNNVAENLLLENQENLTLNILITLEESVVESYHNKIEKAEEMVNKALKILEKSKVKAIDATSYLYLVTMAHIHLTGFYRRQNKHGKAEEAINIGYQNSTGLNSRFLKALLFYEKASNSTKYISSIPNGPARNEHFASAKDLMEQCITVSTDLDNNGGIYIRKHHFCHLKLALMALNCRTHAARGQIPSAECIKEATNCLKEVDKKYAAQISEGQQIQFLIAKADLSFRQQNYQVAQDNCKHALALAETCGFRLEISGIEDRLADIATLIDKKESMDLEFHLSEEGHADSLSSSTSPSKKNSPYSTSSEMDIE, from the coding sequence ATGAGCGATTCCAAGGAGCTGTGCCACAAAGCAATGGCCCACGAAAGTAAAAAGAACACCAAGTACATAGTCGATATCTCTAACTCCAACATTAATACATTGGTTATAGGGGATGGAAACATTATTAGGAACATTTTACCCTCACAGCAGAAGGCTGGAACTTCAGCTGCTCCAATTGCTGCAAACCAAAATGGCGAATCACGAGGgaaaaaacgacaaaaacaATCCAAAATCAGATTTCCGCAGCGCAAATTTGGACGAGAATCCAGAACGGTTGTGAAAGAAGATAACGAATATGTCAATGTTGACCGGCCCGTCCCTCCAAACAGTTCAGACGACGTCGAAAAAGGAATATTTACGATTCTGAATTTGTTGCACCCTCTTCGAGACAGCGGCGAACGGCAAGAGTTTAACAATGTCGCCGAAAATCTTCTTCtggaaaaccaagaaaactTGACGCTTAATATCTTAATTACTTTAGAAGAGAGCGTGGTGGAAAGCTACCACAACAAAATCGAAAAGGCCGAAGAAATGGTTAACAAAGCATTAAAAATTCTTGAGAAATCGAAAGTGAAAGCGATAGATGCGACAAGTTACCTATACCTTGTCACGATGGCACACATTCATTTAACAGGGTTTTACCGGCGCCAAAACAAACACGGAAAGGCGGAAGAAGCCATTAACATTGGATATCAGAACTCCACCGGCTTAAACTCACGTTTTCTTAAAGCGCTGCTTTTTTATGAAAAGGCCAGCAACTCGACAAAGTATATTTCATCTATTCCAAATGGCCCGGCTCGGAATGAACATTTCGCTAGTGCTAAAGACTTGATGGAACAGTGCATCACTGTCAGCACCGATCTTGATAACAATGGGGGCATTTACATTAGAAAACACCATTTTTGTCATCTAAAACTCGCTTTAATGGCTCTGAACTGTCGCACACACGCAGCCCGTGGTCAAATTCCCAGCGCAGAATGCATTAAGGAAGCTACCAACTGTTTGAAGGAAGTCGACAAAAAGTATGCTGCTCAAATTAGTGAAGGGCAGCAAATACAGTTTTTGATTGCCAAGGCCGATCTCAGTTTCAGACAGCAAAACTACCAAGTTGCTCAAGATAACTGCAAGCATGCTTTGGCACTGGCGGAGACATGTGGATTTAGATTGGAAATCAGTGGAATCGAAGACAGATTAGCTGACATCGCAACGCTAatagataaaaaagaaagcatgGATTTGGAGTTTCACTTGTCTGAGGAAGGTCATGCAGATTCATTGTCTTCCAGCACATCACCGTCGAAAAAGAACTCGCCGTATTCCACAAGTTCTGAGATGGATATTGAGTAA
- the LOC141880561 gene encoding uncharacterized protein LOC141880561 isoform X2: MSDSKELCHKAMAHESKKNTKYIVDISNSNINTLVIGDGNIIRNILPSQQKAGTSAAPIAANQNGESRGKKRQKQSKIRFPQRKFGRESRTVVKEDNEYVNVDRPVPPNSSDDVEKGIFTILNLLHPLRDSGERQEFNNVAENLLLENQENLTLNILITLEESVVESYHNKIEKAEEMVNKALKILEKSKVKAIDATSYLYLVTMAHIHLTGFYRRQNKHGKAEEAINIGYQNSTGLNSRFLKALLFYEKASNSTKYISSIPNGPARNEHFASAKDLMEQCITVSTDLDNNGGIYIRKHHFCHLKLALMALNCRTHAARGQIPSAECIKEATNCLKEVDKKYAAQISEGQQIQFLIAKADLSFRQQNYQVAQDNCKHALALAETCGFRLEISGIEDRLADIATLIDKKESMDLEFHLSEEGHADSLSSSTSPSKKNSPYSTSSEMDIED; the protein is encoded by the exons ATGAGCGATTCCAAGGAGCTGTGCCACAAAGCAATGGCCCACGAAAGTAAAAAGAACACCAAGTACATAGTCGATATCTCTAACTCCAACATTAATACATTGGTTATAGGGGATGGAAACATTATTAGGAACATTTTACCCTCACAGCAGAAGGCTGGAACTTCAGCTGCTCCAATTGCTGCAAACCAAAATGGCGAATCACGAGGgaaaaaacgacaaaaacaATCCAAAATCAGATTTCCGCAGCGCAAATTTGGACGAGAATCCAGAACGGTTGTGAAAGAAGATAACGAATATGTCAATGTTGACCGGCCCGTCCCTCCAAACAGTTCAGACGACGTCGAAAAAGGAATATTTACGATTCTGAATTTGTTGCACCCTCTTCGAGACAGCGGCGAACGGCAAGAGTTTAACAATGTCGCCGAAAATCTTCTTCtggaaaaccaagaaaactTGACGCTTAATATCTTAATTACTTTAGAAGAGAGCGTGGTGGAAAGCTACCACAACAAAATCGAAAAGGCCGAAGAAATGGTTAACAAAGCATTAAAAATTCTTGAGAAATCGAAAGTGAAAGCGATAGATGCGACAAGTTACCTATACCTTGTCACGATGGCACACATTCATTTAACAGGGTTTTACCGGCGCCAAAACAAACACGGAAAGGCGGAAGAAGCCATTAACATTGGATATCAGAACTCCACCGGCTTAAACTCACGTTTTCTTAAAGCGCTGCTTTTTTATGAAAAGGCCAGCAACTCGACAAAGTATATTTCATCTATTCCAAATGGCCCGGCTCGGAATGAACATTTCGCTAGTGCTAAAGACTTGATGGAACAGTGCATCACTGTCAGCACCGATCTTGATAACAATGGGGGCATTTACATTAGAAAACACCATTTTTGTCATCTAAAACTCGCTTTAATGGCTCTGAACTGTCGCACACACGCAGCCCGTGGTCAAATTCCCAGCGCAGAATGCATTAAGGAAGCTACCAACTGTTTGAAGGAAGTCGACAAAAAGTATGCTGCTCAAATTAGTGAAGGGCAGCAAATACAGTTTTTGATTGCCAAGGCCGATCTCAGTTTCAGACAGCAAAACTACCAAGTTGCTCAAGATAACTGCAAGCATGCTTTGGCACTGGCGGAGACATGTGGATTTAGATTGGAAATCAGTGGAATCGAAGACAGATTAGCTGACATCGCAACGCTAatagataaaaaagaaagcatgGATTTGGAGTTTCACTTGTCTGAGGAAGGTCATGCAGATTCATTGTCTTCCAGCACATCACCGTCGAAAAAGAACTCGCCGTATTCCACAAGTTCTGAGATGGATATTGA GGACTAG